The sequence GGGGAATTAAATTTAATATAATCATAATTAATAGGTCTAAAAGAAAGAATTTCTTTTTTGCCATTATAATCAAAAATATATACATTGTTATTATCTAAAAACTCTGATATAAAAGATAAATAGTCATATTTATCCAAATAATCAAAAAACAATATTTTACTAATTTTAGAAAATCCCATTAATTGTTGATTTAGAACATCAACATTATCATGGTCTAAAATATTTATATATTCAGTATTATAAAAAGGAAAATATTCAGCGCCTGGCATAATGCTTCTTTGTGAAGTGATTCCCTTTTTTAAAGCATCTAATATTTTATTCTTTTCATCGACTAAAAGAATATTAGAATTTCTCCCCATTAATTCAAAATATAATTTGTAATTTCTTAGTTCAAATGTCTCATCAATAACAGATAAATCTATATATCCAATTCTATCTAATCCTAATTGTTCTATCTTATTAATCTTTGCATTTTTAATTCTTTTTCTCAAAAACATGGAAAAATTTTGTGGTGTATCGGGCATATTTGGTTTTTCATCTAAAGAAATCAAATATGATGGATTTTTTAATACAAAAAGTAAAAATCCATTTTGTAATTGTAGTAATACTTCATCATTTACTGGTTGATATATATTTCTTATTTTTTGTCCTTCAAACTTTTTTGCTTCTCTAATTAATTTATTTAATAGTAATCCATCAATTGGCATAATATCCCCCGTTATTTTTCATCTTCATTAATTTTTAATATTGCTAAGAAAGCATTTTGAGGTATAGTAACACTACCAATTTGTCTCATTCTCTTTTTACCTTCTTTTTGTTTTTCAAGTAATTTCATTTTTCTTGTGATATCTCCACCATAACATTTTGCAAGAACATCTTTTCTATATGCTTTAATAGTTGATCTAGCTATAATTCTTCCATCACCTTTTGCTTGAATAGGAATTTCAAATTGATGTTTTGGAATTAAATCCTTTAATTTTTCTACCATTTTTTTAGAAACTTCAAATAATTTACTCCTATGAACAATGAATGACAATGCTTCTACAGGTTCTCTATTTACCAATATAGTTACTTTTAATAAATCGGATTTTCTGTAACCTATTAATTCATAATCCATAGAAGCATAACCTCTACTAATGGCCTTCATTCTATCGAAAAAGTCAAAGATTATTTCTCCTAATGGAACTTCAAAATGCATAACAACCCTATCTTTACCAGCATTAGAAACAGATTTAAATTCCCCTCTTTTTTCATTTTGAACTACACCCATTAAACCACCCATGAATTCTGTTGGGGTGATAATATCCAATTTTACATATGGCTCATATGCCTCTTCTAAAATATCTTGATCTGGAAATTGTGTAGGATCATGTATTTCTAATTCTTCCCCATTTTTCAGTTTCACCTTATACACAACATTAGGTGCTGTTAATATAATTGCTAAATCAAATTCTCTTTCAATTCTTTCTCTTACAACATCCATATGCAATAATCCCAAAAATCCACATCTAAAACCAAATCCTAATGCAGGTGAATGTTCAGGTGTAAAGGTTAAAGCAGCATCATTTAACTTTAGTTTTTCAAGTGCCTTTCTTAATTCTTCATAATAATCAGGAACCCCTGGATATATACCAGCATATACCATAGGTTTAACTTCTTTATATCCTGGTAATGGTCCATCAACAGGATCATTTGCACTAGTTACAGTATCACCAACACGAGCTAATTCAACATCTTTAATACCAGCAATAATATAACCAACCTCACCTGCAGATAATGAATCTGTAGGTTGCATTTCAGGATGGAATATACCAACTTCAACTACTTCATATGTTTCCTTATTTGACATAGTCATTATTTTATCTCCAGGTTTAACAGTTCCTCCAAATATTCTTGTGTATATAATTACTCCTCTGTACTTATCATATTTAGCATCAAAAATTAAAGCTTTAAGTTTATCTTCATTTGTGCCTTTTGAAGTTGGTGCTGGAATTCTTTTAATAATTGCTTCTAATAATTCGACAACACCTTCACCAGTTTTACCAGAAATTCTTAAAGCATCATCAGCAGGGATACCTACTAAATCTTCAATTTCAGCTAATGTTTCTTCTACATTAGCATTAGGTAAGTCAATCTTATTAACAGCGGGTATAATTTCTAAATCATTTTCTATAGCTAAATATGTATTAGCAACAGTTTGTGCTTCAACACCTTGAGATGCATCAACAAGTAATACAGCACCTTCACATGCTGCCAAACTTCTTGAAACTTCATATGTAAAGTCAACATGTCCAGGTGTATCTATTATATTTATTTCATATGTATT is a genomic window of Marinitoga sp. 38H-ov containing:
- the lepA gene encoding translation elongation factor 4 — its product is MYNPELIRNISIIAHIDHGKTTLVDRILELTKSVEKRKMHDQYLDMMDIEQERGITIKSQPVKILYNAKDGNTYEINIIDTPGHVDFTYEVSRSLAACEGAVLLVDASQGVEAQTVANTYLAIENDLEIIPAVNKIDLPNANVEETLAEIEDLVGIPADDALRISGKTGEGVVELLEAIIKRIPAPTSKGTNEDKLKALIFDAKYDKYRGVIIYTRIFGGTVKPGDKIMTMSNKETYEVVEVGIFHPEMQPTDSLSAGEVGYIIAGIKDVELARVGDTVTSANDPVDGPLPGYKEVKPMVYAGIYPGVPDYYEELRKALEKLKLNDAALTFTPEHSPALGFGFRCGFLGLLHMDVVRERIEREFDLAIILTAPNVVYKVKLKNGEELEIHDPTQFPDQDILEEAYEPYVKLDIITPTEFMGGLMGVVQNEKRGEFKSVSNAGKDRVVMHFEVPLGEIIFDFFDRMKAISRGYASMDYELIGYRKSDLLKVTILVNREPVEALSFIVHRSKLFEVSKKMVEKLKDLIPKHQFEIPIQAKGDGRIIARSTIKAYRKDVLAKCYGGDITRKMKLLEKQKEGKKRMRQIGSVTIPQNAFLAILKINEDEK